A region of the Candidatus Fusobacterium pullicola genome:
TATACTTCTATTGCTATATTTACAGTTACAAGATATAATATAGATTTTATATGTCTTTTAAAACTTAAATCTTTAAAAATAAGAGTTACATATTTTTTTGAATATATAATATTTATTAAATAATTCCCAAGAGTTCCTATAATAGTTATTAGTGCAAATTTTAAATAATCTGAATCTTTTCTTACAAATAAAATTAATAGTATCAAAGATAGTATTTTAAAAACAATATTTCTTAATGAAATAAATTTAAACTCTTCGAGACCTTCATAGAGCCAATTAATATTAAAAATATTAAAAAATAATAATATTCCCATTATTAAATATAACTTTAAATTTTCTCTAAGTATATCAATATTTAAGATCAAAATAAAATAAATCGTTAAAAAAAATATGGTAGATAAAAAATTTATAAAAAATAATTCTGAATATACTCTGTTTAATTCTTTTTTATTCTCTCTGATATTTGCTATCTCTCTAACACCATAAGTTGGTATTCCAAGAAAAGAAAGAATTACAAAATATTGAACTATATTTTGTGAATAGCCTACTTCACCTATACTTTGAGGTGAAAGAACTCTTGCAGCATAAATTCCAGAAATCAATGGAAATAATAAATTAAGAATATTATAAACTAAATAATAAAATGTATTTTTTAATAACGATTTTTGCTTCATAACTTTTTTACCCACTCTTGATTATCTAAATACCATCTGATTGTCTTTTCTATACCTTTATCAAATGGTGTCTCTGGGTACCATCCTAACTCTGTTGCTATCTTTGTTGGATCTATTGCATATCTTGCATCATGTCCTAATCTATCCTGTACATAAGTTATTAAATCATAGTTTATATTCTCTATATCTGTCTTTAATACCTTTCTATACTCTGGCTCTTCTCTCATTATTCTTGCTATTGT
Encoded here:
- a CDS encoding oligosaccharide flippase family protein, which translates into the protein MKQKSLLKNTFYYLVYNILNLLFPLISGIYAARVLSPQSIGEVGYSQNIVQYFVILSFLGIPTYGVREIANIRENKKELNRVYSELFFINFLSTIFFLTIYFILILNIDILRENLKLYLIMGILLFFNIFNINWLYEGLEEFKFISLRNIVFKILSLILLILFVRKDSDYLKFALITIIGTLGNYLINIIYSKKYVTLIFKDLSFKRHIKSILYLVTVNIAIEV